The Vibrio gallaecicus genome contains a region encoding:
- the minC gene encoding septum site-determining protein MinC, translating to MSSNPDLKGSSFTLSVLHLSDAQVENAVAFLQEKVTQAPSFFEAAPVVINISQVEGDIDFSQLKKGISLAGMIPVGIAGCKDKRIQNLAKEAGFAVMTASKSPSQAPATMAPTKVVRTPIRSGQQVYAKDCDLVILSHVSAGAEVIADGSIHIHGTLRGRAIAGASGQTQAKVICNDLQAELVSIAGNYWLSDQIESEYWQKKIILSMTDDVLHLDVLAI from the coding sequence ATGTCTAGTAACCCAGATCTAAAAGGTAGCAGTTTTACTCTATCTGTATTGCATTTATCAGATGCCCAAGTCGAAAATGCGGTGGCTTTCCTCCAAGAGAAAGTAACGCAAGCACCTTCATTTTTTGAAGCGGCTCCGGTTGTGATCAATATCAGCCAAGTAGAAGGTGATATTGATTTTTCTCAACTGAAAAAAGGGATTTCTCTTGCAGGGATGATCCCTGTGGGTATTGCAGGCTGCAAAGATAAACGTATACAAAATTTAGCGAAGGAAGCCGGATTTGCTGTGATGACAGCAAGTAAATCGCCTTCCCAAGCACCCGCAACAATGGCGCCTACTAAAGTTGTCAGAACCCCTATTCGTTCTGGGCAGCAGGTTTACGCTAAAGACTGTGATTTAGTGATCCTTAGCCATGTCAGTGCTGGAGCTGAAGTTATTGCTGATGGCAGCATCCATATTCATGGCACACTACGCGGCAGAGCTATCGCTGGTGCAAGTGGCCAAACGCAAGCCAAAGTCATTTGTAATGATTTACAAGCTGAGCTTGTTTCTATTGCTGGTAACTATTGGTTAAGCGACCAAATTGAAAGCGAATACTGGCAGAAGAAGATCATACTCAGTATGACTGATGATGTTCTGCACTTAGATGTACTCGCGATTTAG
- the rnd gene encoding ribonuclease D, protein MNYQIITQLQDLEQVCLQAREADVVMLDTEFVRTRTYYPQLGLIQLFDGETLSLIDPVALDEMTPFVDLLQDTSVLKVLHACGEDLEVFQNAFGCTPTPMVDTQIMAAFLGHGLSTGFAALVSEFVGVDLDKSESRTDWLARPLSQKQLDYAAADVHYLLPMYNKLLDKVTEVGWWDAAKQESALQVAKRIRPSEPEKAYLDIKGAWQLKPNQLAILKPLATWRLKEAIKRDLALNFVFKEQDLWAVARFALKNPKDMEKEGFDIRSVRRHGAKLSSIVKLAEHTPEEEYPAVVERLMDFPGYKQIFKVLKDEVKLASEKSGLATEFLASKKQLNQMLSWVWKHKRNPEKLPDVMQGWRLELLGVHLDKKIK, encoded by the coding sequence GTGAACTATCAAATCATTACCCAATTGCAAGATCTTGAGCAAGTCTGCCTTCAAGCACGAGAAGCTGATGTTGTTATGCTCGATACGGAATTCGTGCGAACAAGAACCTATTATCCTCAGTTAGGTTTAATTCAGTTATTTGATGGTGAAACATTATCTTTAATCGACCCTGTCGCACTTGATGAAATGACACCGTTTGTCGACTTATTGCAAGACACTTCGGTATTGAAAGTATTGCATGCCTGTGGTGAAGACCTTGAAGTGTTCCAAAATGCTTTTGGTTGTACACCAACGCCAATGGTTGATACACAAATCATGGCGGCTTTCTTAGGGCATGGTTTGTCGACTGGCTTTGCTGCATTAGTTTCTGAGTTTGTCGGTGTTGATTTGGATAAAAGTGAATCTCGAACGGATTGGCTAGCGCGCCCACTTTCCCAAAAGCAGCTAGATTACGCAGCAGCAGACGTGCATTACTTATTGCCGATGTATAACAAGCTGTTAGATAAAGTGACAGAAGTGGGCTGGTGGGATGCAGCCAAGCAAGAGTCGGCTTTGCAAGTAGCCAAGCGTATTCGTCCAAGTGAGCCTGAAAAAGCATACCTTGATATAAAAGGGGCATGGCAGCTTAAACCAAATCAACTGGCGATTCTTAAGCCATTAGCAACTTGGCGACTAAAAGAAGCGATCAAACGAGATCTCGCGCTTAATTTCGTATTTAAAGAGCAAGACTTATGGGCTGTGGCTCGGTTTGCACTTAAAAATCCGAAAGATATGGAAAAAGAAGGGTTTGATATTCGTTCGGTTCGCCGTCACGGGGCAAAACTAAGCTCTATTGTGAAACTTGCAGAGCACACGCCTGAAGAAGAGTACCCAGCGGTTGTGGAACGTTTGATGGACTTCCCTGGTTACAAACAAATCTTTAAAGTATTGAAAGATGAAGTGAAATTAGCGTCTGAAAAGAGTGGTTTAGCGACGGAGTTTTTAGCGTCTAAGAAGCAATTAAATCAAATGCTAAGCTGGGTTTGGAAACACAAGCGTAATCCTGAAAAGCTACCAGATGTTATGCAAGGCTGGCGTTTAGAGTTACTTGGTGTTCATCTGGACAAAAAAATTAAATAG
- a CDS encoding alpha/beta fold hydrolase: MIEKSYSLASGTLAAQELGNPETAVVTVVFIHGWLDNSSSFSTVMEELSALYPEGHLVAIDLLGHGLSSHKPQAFYPFHDYIDDLHQVLSKISANRLVLIGHSLGALIASCYSAAFPENVSGLVQIEGHGPLSEAPEQTVSRLRNGVLSRQRHRRKPSRPLASIEDAIKLRSITNHIKPELIAPIVVRGVVNREGIWQWRYDPNLKCDSLYRMSQEHSDAIMASIVCPQLIILGNNGFRHLQHNRYKLADSDLRIERIPGGHHCHLENPIAVSELIFGVVNKI, from the coding sequence ATGATTGAAAAATCGTATTCCCTCGCAAGTGGGACTCTTGCGGCACAAGAGCTAGGAAACCCTGAAACGGCCGTAGTGACGGTCGTTTTTATTCATGGTTGGCTAGATAACTCTTCAAGCTTTTCTACCGTAATGGAAGAATTATCAGCTTTATACCCAGAAGGACACTTGGTTGCAATTGATCTTTTGGGTCATGGGCTCTCTTCTCATAAACCTCAGGCTTTTTACCCTTTTCATGACTACATCGATGACTTACACCAAGTATTGTCTAAAATCTCAGCAAACAGATTGGTTCTGATAGGACATTCGCTTGGTGCATTAATCGCAAGTTGTTATAGTGCCGCCTTTCCTGAAAATGTATCAGGATTAGTTCAAATTGAAGGTCATGGACCTCTTTCTGAAGCACCTGAGCAAACAGTTTCTCGGTTGAGAAATGGGGTGTTGAGCCGACAGCGGCATCGCAGAAAACCTTCACGTCCTTTGGCAAGTATTGAGGACGCAATAAAGCTAAGATCAATCACTAACCATATTAAACCGGAACTCATTGCTCCTATTGTTGTAAGAGGAGTAGTTAATCGTGAAGGTATATGGCAGTGGCGATATGACCCAAATTTAAAGTGTGACTCTCTCTACCGAATGTCTCAAGAACATTCGGATGCGATCATGGCATCTATTGTTTGCCCGCAACTAATTATATTAGGCAATAACGGTTTTCGTCATTTACAACACAATCGCTACAAGTTAGCCGATAGTGACCTAAGAATAGAGAGAATCCCCGGCGGTCATCATTGCCATTTAGAGAATCCTATAGCTGTATCTGAACTAATCTTTGGTGTAGTTAACAAAATTTAA
- the minD gene encoding septum site-determining protein MinD, which produces MARIIVVTSGKGGVGKTTSSAAIASGLALKGKKTAVIDFDIGLRNLDLIMGCERRVVYDFVNVINGEATLNQAMIKDKRTDNLFILPASQTRDKDALTKDGVKRVFAELDEMGFDFIICDSPAGIEQGALMALYFADEAIVTTNPEVSSVRDSDRILGILDSKSRRAEDGLEPVKQHLLLTRYNPARVTQGEMLSVEDVEDILHISLLGVIPESQAVLNASNKGVPVIFDDATDAGMAYNDTVERLLGNQVDFRFLTEEKKGIFKRLFGG; this is translated from the coding sequence ATGGCACGCATTATTGTTGTAACGTCAGGTAAAGGTGGAGTTGGTAAAACGACATCAAGTGCGGCTATCGCCTCTGGCTTAGCGCTAAAAGGCAAAAAAACCGCCGTAATTGATTTCGATATCGGCTTACGTAATCTAGATTTAATCATGGGCTGTGAACGCAGGGTCGTCTATGACTTTGTTAACGTGATCAATGGTGAAGCAACACTAAACCAAGCAATGATCAAAGATAAGCGTACAGATAACCTATTTATTCTGCCCGCTTCTCAAACTCGCGATAAAGATGCCTTGACGAAAGATGGCGTAAAACGTGTATTTGCTGAATTAGATGAGATGGGCTTTGACTTCATCATCTGTGATTCACCAGCAGGTATCGAGCAAGGTGCTCTAATGGCACTTTACTTCGCAGACGAAGCCATTGTTACGACTAACCCAGAAGTTTCTTCAGTACGCGATTCAGACCGTATTCTAGGAATTTTAGACTCAAAATCACGACGTGCCGAAGATGGGCTAGAGCCAGTAAAGCAGCACTTACTGTTAACTCGTTACAACCCAGCGCGTGTGACTCAAGGTGAAATGCTTAGCGTAGAAGATGTTGAAGATATTCTTCATATTTCACTATTAGGTGTTATCCCTGAGAGCCAAGCAGTCTTGAACGCTTCAAACAAAGGTGTACCCGTTATCTTTGATGACGCGACAGATGCAGGCATGGCATATAACGATACCGTAGAACGACTACTCGGTAACCAAGTTGATTTCCGTTTCTTAACGGAAGAGAAGAAGGGCATCTTCAAACGACTGTTCGGAGGCTAA
- the tsaB gene encoding tRNA (adenosine(37)-N6)-threonylcarbamoyltransferase complex dimerization subunit type 1 TsaB: protein MSAKILAVDTATENCSVALMVGEQVFARSEVAPRDHTKKILPMVDEVLKEAGMTLNELDAIAFGQGPGSFTGVRIGIGIAQGLAFGAELPMVGISTLAAMAQGCYRKQGDTHVASAIDARMSEVYWGRYSREQDGSWAAFDAECVIAPSDLVEQVQRDEQTWSKVGTGWEAYAEHMDTIDLHSKESDVLFPEAQDIAFLAQFAFAEGKVVEAEQSAPVYLRDKVAWKKLPGRE from the coding sequence ATGAGCGCAAAAATTCTTGCAGTAGATACCGCTACTGAAAACTGTTCAGTAGCATTGATGGTTGGCGAACAAGTGTTTGCACGCAGCGAAGTAGCCCCTCGTGACCATACAAAAAAAATACTACCTATGGTTGATGAAGTACTGAAAGAAGCCGGTATGACATTAAACGAACTCGATGCGATTGCCTTCGGTCAAGGTCCTGGTAGCTTTACTGGAGTCCGTATTGGTATAGGTATTGCTCAAGGTTTAGCATTTGGAGCAGAACTGCCAATGGTAGGGATTTCTACTTTAGCAGCAATGGCACAAGGTTGTTACCGTAAGCAAGGTGATACTCATGTAGCGAGTGCCATTGATGCTCGTATGAGTGAAGTTTACTGGGGACGTTATAGCCGAGAGCAAGACGGAAGCTGGGCAGCTTTTGATGCTGAATGTGTTATTGCGCCAAGCGATTTAGTTGAGCAAGTTCAACGAGATGAGCAGACATGGTCTAAAGTGGGAACTGGATGGGAAGCGTATGCTGAGCATATGGATACCATTGATCTACATAGTAAAGAGAGCGATGTGTTATTCCCAGAAGCACAAGACATTGCTTTTCTTGCTCAATTTGCTTTTGCTGAAGGCAAAGTGGTAGAAGCTGAGCAATCTGCACCAGTTTATCTACGTGATAAAGTTGCTTGGAAAAAACTACCAGGTCGTGAGTAA
- a CDS encoding YcgL domain-containing protein, with protein MLCSIYKSSKKEGTYLYIPKKDDFSQVPDALMQMFGKPSFVMVIKMEGRTLAQVDIEKVKVSMAEDGFFLQVPPPPVNELELYKERKAQADNED; from the coding sequence ATGCTGTGTTCTATTTATAAAAGCTCTAAGAAAGAAGGCACATACCTTTATATTCCTAAGAAGGATGATTTTTCACAAGTTCCTGACGCACTGATGCAAATGTTTGGTAAACCTAGCTTTGTTATGGTCATCAAAATGGAAGGCAGAACTTTGGCTCAAGTTGATATTGAAAAAGTGAAGGTATCAATGGCTGAAGATGGCTTCTTTTTGCAAGTGCCACCGCCACCAGTGAACGAGCTGGAACTGTATAAAGAGCGTAAAGCACAAGCGGATAATGAAGATTAA
- a CDS encoding chromosome partitioning protein ParA — MVSINGLPPSSIGNTQKTNRTNKKNEVKKGDNKGSVGQPTKVANAVSHSIRHVQESDIHKAQLQYDLPEGRARRAMEEYMDVMNQAKKEELAKLIGVDIYI, encoded by the coding sequence ATGGTTTCGATTAATGGATTACCCCCTTCTTCGATAGGCAATACTCAAAAGACCAATCGAACCAATAAGAAGAATGAAGTCAAGAAGGGTGATAATAAAGGGTCTGTAGGGCAACCCACAAAAGTTGCTAATGCTGTCTCTCACTCTATTCGTCATGTCCAAGAGTCTGATATTCATAAAGCCCAACTTCAATATGATCTTCCAGAAGGACGAGCTCGCCGAGCGATGGAAGAGTATATGGATGTGATGAATCAAGCTAAAAAAGAGGAACTTGCCAAGCTTATCGGAGTCGATATCTATATCTAA
- a CDS encoding Slp family lipoprotein: protein MFSLFPKFRFIFLILFSALVMGCSTLPTELEANSEAVITDYQEWVNQLPEASDIRLGGVIAKITNLENKTRIEVVNLPISKDGKPDINAEPSGRFVGYIDGYLEPLSFAEGRLITLVGTSTGTEDGNIGEFPYTFPVMDIYNHRLWQITERVVVNDFGPTYYSCSSLHCRNFRTMPTQGRVVKDLE, encoded by the coding sequence ATGTTTTCTCTATTTCCTAAGTTTCGTTTTATTTTTCTTATTCTATTTTCTGCTTTGGTGATGGGATGCTCTACGCTGCCAACTGAACTAGAGGCGAACTCTGAAGCTGTGATCACAGATTATCAGGAGTGGGTTAATCAGCTACCAGAAGCAAGTGATATTCGATTAGGTGGTGTGATTGCAAAAATCACAAACTTAGAGAATAAAACTCGAATTGAAGTGGTAAATTTACCAATATCAAAGGATGGAAAGCCAGACATCAACGCTGAGCCTAGTGGACGTTTTGTTGGTTACATCGACGGGTATCTTGAACCTTTAAGTTTTGCTGAAGGGCGACTAATTACGCTGGTTGGTACATCAACAGGTACAGAAGATGGCAACATTGGTGAGTTCCCTTATACCTTCCCCGTCATGGACATTTACAATCATCGTTTATGGCAAATTACAGAGAGAGTGGTGGTTAACGATTTTGGTCCAACTTATTACTCTTGCAGCAGTTTACATTGCCGAAATTTCAGAACTATGCCAACTCAAGGTCGAGTTGTGAAAGACCTTGAATAG
- the minE gene encoding cell division topological specificity factor MinE has protein sequence MSLLEFFRPQKKTTANLAKERLQIIVAERRSHGDPSPSYLPQLKEDILKVIAKYVDVDPSMVDLSFEHKDDDISVLELNVKLPDDEK, from the coding sequence ATGTCATTACTAGAGTTTTTTAGACCACAAAAGAAAACCACTGCAAATTTAGCAAAAGAGCGTTTACAAATTATTGTTGCTGAACGCCGCAGTCATGGTGATCCTTCACCTTCATATTTACCACAGCTTAAAGAAGATATTCTTAAAGTGATTGCTAAGTATGTAGATGTAGACCCCTCAATGGTTGATCTTTCTTTCGAGCATAAAGATGATGACATTTCAGTACTCGAACTGAATGTAAAACTGCCAGACGACGAAAAGTAA
- a CDS encoding ATP-dependent DNA helicase, whose amino-acid sequence MISKTFSANGALGKAIPGFQPRQAQLDMAEAVSKAIQSEGQLVVEAGTGTGKTFAYLVPALLSGKKIIISTGSKNLQEQLYHRDLPLMVDALGYYGQVALLKGRSNYLCLDRLSRQMVESHGMHSDPTLLAQLVKVRSWSSSTKTGDLGDCDDIAEDSVIIPTITSTNDNCLGKECPSYTDCFVLKARKRAMDSDVVVVNHHLFLADLAIKETGFGELIPEADVFIFDEAHQLPDIASQYFGQSVSSRQVQELAKDIEIAYRTEAKDMRQLQKVGDKLIQSAMDMRIVLGDTGFRGNWREALKSESIARELLRLQDALQLAVDVLKLALGRSQLLDTAFERANMIKARIERVCDVSITGYSYWYDTTPRHFALHITPLSVADKFHEQIQLKPGAWVFTSATLAVSDDFDHFTSRLGLKPESQFSLPSPFDFPSQARLCVPRYLPEPNSPGLADKLVRMLTPVIEQNQGRCFFLCTSHSMMKELGERFRETLSVPVLLQGETSKQKTLAEFMELGNALLVATGAFWEGIDVRGDALSCVIIDKLPFTAPDDPLLKARIEDCKLKGGDPFAQVQLPDAVITLKQGVGRLIRDKRDRGALIICDNRLVTRVYGGIFLASLPPIPRTRDLGVIKDFLAKHSTVTDE is encoded by the coding sequence ATGATCTCTAAAACCTTTTCTGCGAATGGTGCGCTTGGCAAAGCAATTCCAGGGTTTCAGCCGCGACAAGCTCAATTGGATATGGCCGAAGCTGTTTCAAAAGCAATTCAATCTGAAGGGCAACTTGTGGTTGAAGCTGGGACCGGAACAGGTAAAACGTTCGCTTACCTTGTGCCTGCATTACTCAGCGGTAAAAAAATTATCATAAGTACCGGCTCTAAGAACCTTCAAGAGCAGTTGTACCATCGTGACCTGCCGTTAATGGTTGATGCACTTGGCTATTATGGTCAGGTTGCGTTATTAAAAGGGCGATCGAACTATCTGTGTTTAGATAGATTAAGTCGGCAGATGGTTGAAAGCCATGGTATGCATTCTGACCCCACACTTCTTGCTCAACTTGTTAAAGTTCGCTCTTGGTCGTCGAGTACAAAAACTGGTGATTTAGGGGATTGTGACGATATAGCTGAAGACAGCGTAATTATTCCAACCATCACTTCCACCAATGATAATTGCTTAGGAAAAGAGTGCCCTAGTTACACGGACTGCTTTGTGTTGAAAGCCCGTAAAAGAGCCATGGATTCTGATGTGGTCGTAGTGAATCATCACTTATTTCTTGCGGATTTAGCGATAAAAGAAACGGGATTTGGTGAGCTGATCCCAGAAGCCGATGTATTTATTTTTGATGAAGCGCATCAGCTGCCAGACATTGCGAGTCAGTATTTTGGTCAATCGGTATCTAGCAGGCAAGTACAAGAACTCGCAAAAGATATTGAAATTGCTTATCGCACAGAAGCTAAAGACATGCGTCAGTTACAAAAAGTGGGCGATAAATTAATTCAGTCAGCAATGGATATGAGGATTGTCTTAGGTGATACCGGTTTTCGTGGAAATTGGCGTGAAGCCTTAAAATCTGAATCGATCGCTAGAGAGCTTTTGCGTCTCCAGGATGCGTTGCAACTGGCAGTCGATGTTTTAAAACTGGCTTTAGGTCGCAGCCAACTTCTAGATACCGCCTTTGAGCGTGCCAATATGATAAAAGCGAGGATTGAACGTGTTTGTGACGTTTCAATCACTGGATATTCCTATTGGTACGATACAACACCAAGACATTTTGCCTTACATATTACTCCGCTATCAGTAGCAGATAAATTTCATGAGCAAATTCAACTGAAACCAGGAGCGTGGGTTTTCACTTCGGCTACTTTAGCTGTTTCCGATGACTTCGATCATTTTACCTCTCGTTTGGGCTTAAAGCCTGAGTCCCAGTTTTCATTACCAAGCCCGTTTGATTTCCCAAGCCAAGCTCGGTTATGTGTGCCTCGCTATTTACCAGAACCCAATAGCCCAGGGCTTGCAGATAAACTGGTGCGAATGTTAACCCCGGTAATTGAACAGAACCAAGGCCGCTGTTTTTTCTTGTGTACTTCTCACAGTATGATGAAAGAACTTGGCGAGCGTTTTCGGGAAACATTAAGTGTACCAGTGTTACTACAAGGTGAGACAAGTAAGCAAAAAACGTTGGCAGAATTTATGGAATTAGGTAACGCATTGCTGGTGGCGACAGGGGCTTTTTGGGAAGGGATCGACGTTAGGGGCGACGCGTTAAGCTGTGTTATCATTGATAAGCTACCCTTTACGGCTCCTGATGACCCTTTGTTAAAAGCTAGAATTGAGGACTGTAAACTGAAGGGAGGAGACCCGTTTGCGCAAGTTCAGTTGCCTGACGCTGTTATTACATTGAAGCAAGGAGTAGGGCGGTTAATTCGTGATAAACGAGATCGTGGTGCTTTGATCATTTGTGATAACCGCTTAGTTACCCGAGTTTACGGAGGCATATTTTTGGCAAGCTTACCGCCAATACCGCGTACTCGTGACTTAGGGGTCATAAAAGATTTCTTAGCTAAACATTCAACAGTAACGGATGAATAA
- the fadD gene encoding long-chain-fatty-acid--CoA ligase FadD: MDKPWLSRYPSDVPETINPDQYASLVEMFEQSVQKYADQPAFMNMGSVMTFRKLEERSRAFAAYLQNDLKLKKGDRVALMMPNLLQYPIALFGVLRAGMIAVNVNPLYTPRELEHQLNDSGAKAIVIVSNFASTLEKVVDNTPVKHVVLTSLGQMLPRAKGTIVDFVVKYVKGMVPKYDLPGAISFRKALHKGRRLQYVKPFMSGDDIAFLQYTGGTTGVAKGAILTHRNMIANVLQAKGAYGPVLEEGRELVVTALPLYHVFALTVNCLLFVEIGGQNLLITNPRDIPAFIKELQKHDFTAITGVNTLFNALVNNEDFHELDFSNLRLSVGGGMAVQRAVAEQWKKATGIHLLEGYGLTECAPLVTGNPYDLKDYTGAIGLPVPSTEVRIIDDEGHPVSNDQVGELQVRGPQVMQGYWQRPEATKEVINQEGWLSTGDIVKFDDEGLLHIVDRKKDMILVSGFNVYPNEVEDVVALHGKVLEVAAIGQDNDVSGELVKIYVVKRDPSLTKDEIITHCREHLTGYKVPKLVEFKEELPKTNVGKILRRVLREENEAKLAELESA; the protein is encoded by the coding sequence GTGGATAAACCTTGGCTTTCACGCTACCCAAGTGACGTACCAGAAACGATCAACCCAGATCAATACGCATCTCTTGTTGAAATGTTTGAGCAATCTGTTCAGAAATATGCAGACCAACCTGCATTTATGAATATGGGTTCAGTCATGACATTCCGTAAGTTAGAAGAGCGCAGCCGTGCTTTTGCCGCTTACTTGCAAAATGACTTGAAGCTTAAAAAAGGTGATCGAGTTGCGTTGATGATGCCTAACTTGCTTCAATACCCAATTGCCTTATTTGGTGTATTACGTGCAGGTATGATCGCGGTTAACGTGAACCCTCTGTATACCCCTCGTGAATTAGAGCACCAGCTGAATGATTCTGGCGCTAAAGCTATCGTTATCGTTTCTAACTTTGCTAGCACGCTAGAAAAAGTCGTCGATAACACACCAGTTAAACACGTGGTATTGACTAGCCTAGGTCAGATGCTACCTCGTGCGAAAGGCACGATTGTCGACTTCGTTGTCAAATACGTGAAAGGTATGGTGCCAAAGTATGATCTTCCAGGCGCTATCTCTTTTAGAAAAGCACTGCATAAAGGTCGACGCCTTCAATATGTAAAACCGTTTATGTCGGGAGATGATATTGCTTTCCTTCAATACACTGGCGGTACAACGGGTGTAGCGAAAGGGGCGATTCTTACTCACAGAAATATGATTGCGAATGTACTTCAAGCGAAAGGGGCTTATGGTCCTGTACTTGAAGAAGGTCGAGAGTTGGTAGTTACGGCATTGCCGCTTTATCACGTATTTGCTCTTACGGTGAACTGCCTATTATTCGTTGAAATTGGTGGTCAAAACTTATTGATTACTAACCCAAGAGATATTCCAGCGTTCATTAAAGAACTACAAAAGCATGACTTTACCGCTATTACAGGCGTAAATACGCTGTTTAATGCACTGGTCAATAATGAAGATTTCCATGAACTTGATTTTAGCAACCTTCGCCTATCTGTAGGTGGCGGTATGGCAGTTCAACGTGCAGTTGCGGAACAGTGGAAGAAAGCGACAGGTATTCATTTACTGGAAGGCTATGGCTTAACTGAATGTGCACCTCTAGTAACCGGGAACCCATACGATCTGAAAGACTACACGGGTGCTATTGGCTTGCCTGTACCTTCTACAGAAGTTCGTATTATTGATGATGAAGGTCACCCAGTATCGAATGATCAAGTCGGTGAATTGCAAGTACGTGGCCCTCAAGTGATGCAAGGATACTGGCAGAGACCGGAAGCAACAAAAGAAGTGATCAATCAAGAAGGTTGGTTATCAACAGGTGACATAGTTAAGTTTGATGACGAAGGCTTATTACACATTGTTGACCGTAAGAAAGATATGATTTTAGTTTCAGGCTTTAATGTTTACCCGAATGAAGTAGAAGATGTGGTTGCTCTTCATGGGAAAGTGTTAGAAGTGGCTGCGATAGGTCAAGATAATGATGTGTCTGGTGAGCTTGTTAAAATTTACGTAGTGAAGCGTGATCCTAGCCTAACGAAAGATGAAATCATTACCCATTGTCGTGAGCATTTAACTGGCTATAAAGTTCCTAAACTTGTTGAGTTCAAAGAAGAGTTACCTAAAACAAACGTAGGAAAAATTCTTCGCCGCGTATTACGTGAAGAGAATGAAGCTAAGTTAGCAGAGCTAGAAAGTGCGTAA
- the purU gene encoding formyltetrahydrofolate deformylase, with protein MEKKTLLTHCTDAPGLISKITNICYKHQLNIIHNNEFVDNTSGHFFMRTELEGYFNDETLLADLDQALPSNAKRTLIGSSRKRVVVLVTKEAHCLGDILMKNFDGSLDVDIAAVVGNYDTLQSLTERFDIPYHHVSHEGLNREEHEQKMLEVIDTYEADYLVLAKYMRVLTPGFVERYNHKIINIHHSFLPAFIGAKPYQQAYERGVKIIGATAHFVTNDLDEGPIIKQDVIPVDHNFSAKDMAQAGRDVEKNVLSKALNKVINDHVFVYGNKTVIL; from the coding sequence ATGGAAAAGAAAACACTGCTAACACACTGTACCGATGCCCCAGGCCTAATCTCAAAAATAACGAATATTTGTTATAAGCATCAACTAAATATTATTCATAATAATGAATTTGTAGATAACACTAGCGGTCACTTTTTCATGCGTACAGAGCTAGAAGGGTACTTCAATGATGAAACCTTGCTGGCTGATTTAGACCAAGCTTTACCAAGTAATGCTAAACGCACACTTATCGGTTCTTCTCGTAAACGTGTTGTCGTTCTTGTGACAAAAGAAGCGCATTGTCTTGGTGATATTTTAATGAAAAATTTTGATGGCAGCCTAGATGTAGACATCGCTGCCGTTGTAGGTAACTACGACACGCTACAAAGCCTAACCGAGCGTTTTGACATTCCTTATCATCATGTTTCACACGAAGGGTTGAATCGTGAAGAGCATGAGCAGAAGATGCTTGAAGTGATAGACACTTACGAAGCTGACTATTTAGTTCTCGCGAAATATATGCGAGTGCTTACCCCTGGCTTCGTTGAAAGATATAATCATAAAATCATTAACATCCATCACAGTTTCTTGCCTGCATTTATTGGCGCAAAGCCTTACCAACAGGCTTATGAACGAGGGGTGAAGATTATTGGTGCAACGGCTCACTTTGTAACAAACGACCTCGATGAAGGACCGATCATTAAGCAAGATGTAATCCCAGTGGATCATAACTTTAGCGCGAAAGATATGGCACAAGCTGGTCGAGATGTTGAAAAAAATGTTCTAAGTAAAGCACTGAATAAAGTGATTAACGATCACGTTTTTGTATACGGCAATAAAACCGTTATCTTATAA